A genomic stretch from Diachasmimorpha longicaudata isolate KC_UGA_2023 chromosome 2, iyDiaLong2, whole genome shotgun sequence includes:
- the LOC135172704 gene encoding uncharacterized protein LOC135172704 isoform X2 has translation MLMNIIVLELSVVVSLIHFAATEFLSCEVPTNFTLHTYTNGRADVYNANLNIIFDYNKLELYGYGRHKYIAVRGRNVTINFDGSYTDNYLPVGINSQPRAFKETFDEEITGNAQRVLLNDTTYLVYNCRLIFLPTNEEKSSTPMITRNGIRRLAESCLESYMCERFKNINHWEFIESSNNGKFCFPPGMPSSLPDLIARAPSESIADLGGFQDIINKVVDVTLTEVIANLDQINGSLNLPNITHEFVTGTGVFQTKGRFEATGGIFRDLRTLHRSENVGIRRIGNTFRVSCGVGLSTAQLHFTEYKIKYGIVKVAGKLDGNIAGIKLEAAASIDYSKNPCVQKIDKLKVAEFGEIEIFLTGLGPLNSIFGSILDIMINAWKSDIIQMVETELMNIIKQAIGTFNCEKYRP, from the exons ATGCTGATGAATATTATTGTATTAGAACTGTCGGTGGTAGTATCACTGATACATTTTGCTGCTACTGAATTTTTAA GCTGCGAAGTTCCTACGAATTTCACTCTGCACACATATACGAATGGAAGAGCGGATGTTTATAACGCAAATTTGAACATAATATTCGATTACAACAAACTAGAGCTGTACGGTTATGGAAGGCACAAATACATAGCGGTTCGGGGGCGAAATGTCACCATCAATTTCGACG GTAGTTATACGGATAATTATCTGCCCGTGGGAATCAACTCCCAGCCCAGAGCATTCAAGGAGACTTTCGATGAAGAAATAACCGGAAATGCGCAAAGAGTTCTATTGAATGACACAACGTACTTAGTTTACAATTGTCGATTGATATTCCTTCCCACCAATGAAGAAAA ATCATCCACTCCCATGATTACACGAAATGGAATTAGGAGACTAGCTGAATCATGCTTGGAATCCTACATGTGTGAAAGATTCAAGAACATCAATCATTGGGAATTTATTGAAAGCTCGAACAATGGAAAATTCTGTTTCCCGCCTGGAATGCCGAGTTCGTTGCCCGACTTGATAGCACGTGCACCATCAGAGTCCATAGCAGATCTTGGGGGTTTCCAG GATATTATAAACAAGGTGGTAGACGTCACGCTCACCGAAGTGATTGCTAATTTGGACCAGATAAATGGATCTCTGAATTTACCCAATATCACTCATGAATTTGTAACTGGCACAGGCGTCTTCCAAACGAAAGGTCGCTTCGAAGCGACTGGAGGAATATTTCG GGATCTGAGGACACTTCACAGGAGTGAAAATGTAGGCATCAGGAGAATTGGGAATACATTTAGGGTGTCTTGTGGCGTTGGATTGTCAACCGCACAATTACATTTTACAGAGTACAAG ATAAAATACGGGATTGTCAAAGTCGCCGGCAAGCTCGATGGCAATATTGCTGGAATAAAATTGGAAGCCGCAGCTTCGATCGATTACTCAAAAAATCCCTGTGTCCAGAAGATCGATAAACTAAAAGTCGCAGAGTTCGGAGAAATAGAGATTTTTCTGACTGGATTGGGGCCCTTAAACTCGATTTTTGGATCTATTTTGGATATTATGATCAACGCTTGGAAGAGTGATATTATTCAAATGGTGGAAACTGAGCTGATGAACATAATTAAACAGGCCATCGGAACGTTTAATTGCGAGAAATACAGACCATAA
- the LOC135172706 gene encoding uncharacterized protein LOC135172706 — protein MLTATAVWKLSIILALLQVTSPEVLKCNFPRNFTSDAYSSSTTDVYDADLEIKLDYDHLEFYGYRDKKFISIRGKDVTVDMNGFSDGEYWPELVRVVFNEELTGHAEREPMDNATYSISNCRLVLLPTNDELLPSSMVARNRIRKFAETCLEHYMCQELQQINRQDFIEISSTRPFCFSPGEPDSLTKLIAGAQYKTELEFGEFEDLWNKMMDIGLNEGLKTASDEHGVLKLPNITQEFSTGVGFFASTFKIDFFQGKLRGLMDLRRQGNWKIIKTGQKFTLSVSIELPALEMEYPKYLAHAFFTVEGQLNNANGMVTLLWTGIQILRGIFLMSNLKWT, from the exons ATGTTGACAGCGACAGCTGTTTGGAAATTATCGATAATTCTCGCTCTACTCCAAGTGACTTCTCCCGAAGTTTTAA AATGCAACTTTCCAAGAAATTTCACCTCAGACGCGTATTCGAGTTCAACAACAGATGTTTATGATGCTGATCTGGAAATTAAACTGGATTATGATCATCTCGAGTTCTATGGATatagagataaaaaattcatctcaatCCGGGGAAAGGACGTCACTGTCGACATGAATG GCTTCTCCGACGGTGAATATTGGCCTGAACTAGTTAGAGTGGTATTCAACGAAGAATTGACTGGACATGCAGAGCGAGAACCTATGGATAATGCTACCTACTCGATATCCAACTGCCGATTGGTTTTATTACCTACTAACGACGAATT GTTGCCCTCTTCCATGGTCGCAAGGAACAGAATTCGAAAATTTGCTGAGACATGTTTGGAGCACTATATGTGTCAGGAGCTCCAGCAAATTAATCGCCaagattttattgaaatatcaaGCACGAGACCATTCTGTTTTTCACCCGGAGAGCCCGATTCGTTGACAAAATTGATCGCGGGGGCGCAGTATAAGACTGAGCTGGAATTCGGAGAGTTTGAA GACCTCTGGAATAAAATGATGGATATAGGTCTAAACGAAGGATTGAAAACAGCAAGTGATGAACACGGCGTATTGAAATTACCGAATATTACTCAAGAATTTTCAACTGGAGTAGGATTCTTCGCTTCGACCttcaaaatcgatttttttcaaggaaaaCTTCG TGGTCTGATGGACCTTCGCAGACagggaaattggaaaatcataaaaactgGGCAGAAATTCACGCTTTCCGTCAGCATTGAACTGCCAGCCCTAGAAATGGAGTACCCAAAATATCTAGCTCATGCTTTTTTCACTGTTGAAGGCCAACTCAAT AATGCAAATGGCATGGTAACTTTACTTTGGACCGGTATTCAAATTCTACGAGGAATATTTCTAATGTCCAACTTGAAGTGGACCTAG
- the LOC135172704 gene encoding uncharacterized protein LOC135172704 isoform X1 has product MLMNIIVLELSVVVSLIHFAATEFLSCEVPTNFTLHTYTNGRADVYNANLNIIFDYNKLELYGYGRHKYIAVRGRNVTINFDVTGSYTDNYLPVGINSQPRAFKETFDEEITGNAQRVLLNDTTYLVYNCRLIFLPTNEEKSSTPMITRNGIRRLAESCLESYMCERFKNINHWEFIESSNNGKFCFPPGMPSSLPDLIARAPSESIADLGGFQDIINKVVDVTLTEVIANLDQINGSLNLPNITHEFVTGTGVFQTKGRFEATGGIFRDLRTLHRSENVGIRRIGNTFRVSCGVGLSTAQLHFTEYKIKYGIVKVAGKLDGNIAGIKLEAAASIDYSKNPCVQKIDKLKVAEFGEIEIFLTGLGPLNSIFGSILDIMINAWKSDIIQMVETELMNIIKQAIGTFNCEKYRP; this is encoded by the exons ATGCTGATGAATATTATTGTATTAGAACTGTCGGTGGTAGTATCACTGATACATTTTGCTGCTACTGAATTTTTAA GCTGCGAAGTTCCTACGAATTTCACTCTGCACACATATACGAATGGAAGAGCGGATGTTTATAACGCAAATTTGAACATAATATTCGATTACAACAAACTAGAGCTGTACGGTTATGGAAGGCACAAATACATAGCGGTTCGGGGGCGAAATGTCACCATCAATTTCGACG TTACAGGTAGTTATACGGATAATTATCTGCCCGTGGGAATCAACTCCCAGCCCAGAGCATTCAAGGAGACTTTCGATGAAGAAATAACCGGAAATGCGCAAAGAGTTCTATTGAATGACACAACGTACTTAGTTTACAATTGTCGATTGATATTCCTTCCCACCAATGAAGAAAA ATCATCCACTCCCATGATTACACGAAATGGAATTAGGAGACTAGCTGAATCATGCTTGGAATCCTACATGTGTGAAAGATTCAAGAACATCAATCATTGGGAATTTATTGAAAGCTCGAACAATGGAAAATTCTGTTTCCCGCCTGGAATGCCGAGTTCGTTGCCCGACTTGATAGCACGTGCACCATCAGAGTCCATAGCAGATCTTGGGGGTTTCCAG GATATTATAAACAAGGTGGTAGACGTCACGCTCACCGAAGTGATTGCTAATTTGGACCAGATAAATGGATCTCTGAATTTACCCAATATCACTCATGAATTTGTAACTGGCACAGGCGTCTTCCAAACGAAAGGTCGCTTCGAAGCGACTGGAGGAATATTTCG GGATCTGAGGACACTTCACAGGAGTGAAAATGTAGGCATCAGGAGAATTGGGAATACATTTAGGGTGTCTTGTGGCGTTGGATTGTCAACCGCACAATTACATTTTACAGAGTACAAG ATAAAATACGGGATTGTCAAAGTCGCCGGCAAGCTCGATGGCAATATTGCTGGAATAAAATTGGAAGCCGCAGCTTCGATCGATTACTCAAAAAATCCCTGTGTCCAGAAGATCGATAAACTAAAAGTCGCAGAGTTCGGAGAAATAGAGATTTTTCTGACTGGATTGGGGCCCTTAAACTCGATTTTTGGATCTATTTTGGATATTATGATCAACGCTTGGAAGAGTGATATTATTCAAATGGTGGAAACTGAGCTGATGAACATAATTAAACAGGCCATCGGAACGTTTAATTGCGAGAAATACAGACCATAA